The following coding sequences lie in one Nitrospirota bacterium genomic window:
- a CDS encoding methyltransferase domain-containing protein, with protein MISRLRLALHLVILWLLVVTGGCAEWAYQRMNDPSRDAWQQPKTVIQALSIAPGSRVADLGAGGGYFTWRLAEAVGPEGKVYAVDVDETALRLIEQERAQRGVANVELVRATPTDARLPVAGVDLIFTCNTYHHLPDRTAYFQSLARALRPGGRIAVIEYKDSGWLFGHATPKETVLREMEAAGYRLIREFDFLPKQHFLVFGPIRS; from the coding sequence ATGATCAGTCGACTTCGTCTTGCGCTCCACTTGGTGATCTTGTGGTTACTGGTCGTGACCGGCGGCTGCGCCGAGTGGGCCTATCAGCGGATGAACGATCCGTCGCGGGATGCCTGGCAGCAGCCCAAGACGGTGATCCAGGCCCTGTCGATCGCTCCCGGCTCGCGCGTCGCTGATCTTGGCGCGGGCGGCGGCTACTTCACGTGGCGCTTGGCCGAGGCCGTCGGTCCGGAGGGCAAAGTCTACGCCGTGGATGTGGACGAGACCGCTCTACGCCTCATCGAGCAGGAGAGGGCGCAGCGCGGGGTGGCCAATGTCGAACTGGTCCGGGCGACGCCGACCGATGCCCGACTGCCCGTCGCCGGCGTGGATTTGATCTTCACCTGCAACACCTACCATCACCTCCCCGATCGGACCGCCTACTTTCAGTCGCTCGCACGTGCGCTGCGGCCCGGCGGTCGCATCGCCGTGATCGAGTACAAGGACAGCGGCTGGCTGTTCGGCCATGCGACGCCGAAAGAGACGGTGCTTCGCGAAATGGAAGCGGCGGGTTATCGCCTGATCCGGGAATTCGACTTCCTGCCTAAGCAGCACTTTCTGGTGTTCGGCCCGATCCGCTCATGA
- a CDS encoding DUF4112 domain-containing protein: MATVRAKERQAELLAHLLDDAFRLSPAGIRFGLDPMVGVIPVVGDLIATVSGAVILLIARQLGGPDGRVDRDGL; the protein is encoded by the coding sequence ATGGCCACGGTGCGCGCCAAGGAACGGCAAGCCGAATTGCTCGCCCATCTGCTGGATGATGCGTTTCGTCTGTCCCCCGCCGGCATTCGCTTCGGGCTTGACCCCATGGTCGGCGTCATTCCCGTCGTGGGCGATCTCATTGCAACCGTATCGGGCGCGGTCATTCTGCTGATCGCCAGGCAGTTGGGGGGTCCAGATGGTCGTGTTGATCGGGATGGCCTTTAA
- a CDS encoding S1C family serine protease, whose amino-acid sequence MSSVWNRALAAGCVAVVVSMGEVGAGMASAETASGIELAKRATVGLFSPEHETFKQTGKGHFVMQASGIHLHDGYIVTAHHAVERDDRGKRLVQEEIRVLTADLEELPAKLVGVSAFLDIAVYRLTDGADRLPNVGFAEREPQAGDAVLTIGYPLGWGPAFGFGRIGNPNTFLPTAEGRLMQLALAACSGNSGGGLFNEQGELVGVMHAIIETDKEEGPGRCSQFAFAVPGPLAHRVVTALIRGEQPAFSRLGIGLTAVQMGTRWRVAASEVMGPARDAGIQKGDVILAIDETEITAGAQLKNYLIERTTPGQKVAVKVLRGQKEQTIVVTLGRS is encoded by the coding sequence ATGAGCAGCGTGTGGAATCGGGCGCTGGCGGCGGGATGCGTGGCGGTCGTGGTGAGCATGGGCGAGGTCGGGGCTGGCATGGCGTCCGCCGAAACGGCCAGCGGGATCGAGTTGGCGAAACGGGCCACGGTCGGACTCTTTTCGCCGGAGCACGAGACCTTCAAGCAAACCGGTAAGGGGCATTTTGTGATGCAGGCCAGCGGCATCCATCTCCATGATGGCTACATCGTGACGGCGCACCATGCGGTCGAACGGGATGACCGGGGCAAGCGCCTCGTGCAGGAGGAGATCCGGGTGCTGACGGCGGACCTCGAGGAATTGCCGGCCAAGCTGGTCGGGGTCAGCGCGTTTCTGGACATCGCGGTCTACCGTCTGACGGACGGCGCAGACCGATTGCCGAACGTGGGCTTTGCGGAACGCGAGCCTCAAGCCGGCGACGCCGTTTTGACGATCGGCTATCCGCTGGGGTGGGGCCCGGCCTTCGGGTTCGGTCGGATCGGCAACCCGAACACCTTTCTTCCGACGGCGGAAGGCCGGCTGATGCAGCTCGCGCTCGCGGCGTGCAGCGGAAATTCCGGCGGCGGGCTGTTCAACGAGCAGGGCGAGTTGGTTGGCGTCATGCATGCCATTATCGAGACGGACAAGGAGGAAGGTCCGGGACGCTGCAGCCAATTCGCCTTCGCCGTGCCGGGGCCGTTGGCGCACCGTGTGGTCACGGCCCTGATTCGCGGCGAACAGCCGGCGTTCTCGCGGCTCGGCATCGGTCTGACGGCGGTTCAGATGGGCACCCGGTGGCGGGTCGCGGCCTCCGAGGTGATGGGGCCGGCGCGCGACGCCGGCATCCAGAAAGGCGACGTCATTCTGGCGATCGACGAGACCGAGATCACCGCCGGCGCCCAGTTGAAAAATTATCTGATCGAGCGGACGACGCCAGGCCAGAAAGTGGCGGTCAAAGTGCTGCGCGGGCAAAAGGAGCAGACCATCGTCGTCACACTGGGGAGATCCTAA
- a CDS encoding cytochrome, with translation MRRRPVIGVMGPGKASRAQLRSAMELGEGVARNGWVLLTGGRAAGVMDAVNRGAKRIPGSLTIGVLPTAGTRVSRFVDVAIVTDMGNARNNINVLSSDVVVACGPGGPGTISEVALALKARKPVILLNGDPLEEKMFTKLGGKLVRSARTPQAVVDMIGRHLNRRKA, from the coding sequence GTGAGGCGCAGACCGGTGATCGGCGTCATGGGGCCGGGCAAGGCCTCTCGCGCGCAGCTCAGGTCGGCTATGGAGCTGGGAGAAGGGGTCGCGCGCAACGGGTGGGTCCTGTTGACCGGCGGGCGCGCCGCCGGCGTGATGGACGCGGTGAACCGGGGAGCGAAGCGGATCCCCGGCAGTTTGACGATCGGGGTCCTGCCGACGGCCGGCACGCGCGTGTCGCGCTTCGTGGACGTGGCGATCGTCACCGACATGGGCAACGCCAGGAACAACATCAACGTCCTCTCCAGCGATGTGGTGGTGGCTTGCGGGCCAGGCGGGCCCGGGACGATTTCCGAAGTGGCGCTGGCTCTGAAGGCGCGCAAGCCGGTGATCCTGCTGAACGGAGATCCGTTGGAGGAGAAGATGTTCACGAAGCTCGGCGGCAAGCTGGTTCGCTCGGCGCGCACGCCGCAGGCGGTCGTCGACATGATCGGACGGCATCTGAATCGGAGGAAAGCATGA
- a CDS encoding DUF4112 domain-containing protein, translated as MVVLIGMAFNLLLNGVFSSIPFFGDAYSFWFKSHAKNTALLIRAMAQGEHGACRIEAPSLTIGDVCVTLLLTGPIIALVGYLNLWLWERQVSILSFLY; from the coding sequence ATGGTCGTGTTGATCGGGATGGCCTTTAACCTGCTGCTCAACGGCGTCTTCAGTTCGATTCCCTTCTTCGGAGACGCCTATTCCTTCTGGTTCAAGAGCCATGCGAAGAACACCGCGCTGCTGATTCGCGCCATGGCCCAAGGAGAGCATGGGGCCTGCCGGATCGAGGCCCCTTCACTCACCATCGGTGATGTGTGTGTCACGCTCCTCTTGACCGGGCCGATCATCGCCCTGGTGGGATATCTCAACCTTTGGCTGTGGGAACGACAAGTCTCCATCCTGTCGTTCCTGTACTGA
- a CDS encoding amino acid permease, with protein sequence MNRTSSADRHEPAGRRQVGWFTATCVLVSNIIGGGIFTTTGFMARDLGDPVLILALWLVGAGFALAGAMSYGELGAALPQAGGDYVYLRRAYGPLAGFLSGWTSFTIGFGAAIAASAVSFASYFLRVAPIADDNGWAAKGLALLLLWSLTAVHAAGVGAGGRLQRVLTTTKVLAILGLVLGGLSLGTGSWKNFTVRAPDADPGIGALMVALIFVIYSYLGWNVAGYIAGEIAEPGRTLPKIMIGGTAFVGAMYLLLNLVYLYALPVTSLAQPPVLPVAEKAAAALWGPASGRFVAALLCLSIAGAVSAMVWAGPRVYWAMARDGVFASWFAVLDGRTGAPVRAILLQSGWASLLILTGTFEQLVIYSGLVLAVFMAFTVGALIVLRRRQPDLPRPYRVPLYPALPGLLVALSLIIVGYSLIQRPIESALGLATVLAGIPLYFIWRTSPKHG encoded by the coding sequence ATGAACCGGACGTCTTCAGCCGACCGCCATGAACCGGCTGGCCGGCGCCAAGTCGGCTGGTTCACCGCGACCTGCGTGCTGGTGAGCAACATCATCGGCGGCGGCATCTTCACCACGACCGGGTTCATGGCGCGCGACCTGGGCGACCCGGTCCTGATCCTGGCGCTCTGGCTGGTCGGCGCCGGCTTCGCCCTCGCCGGAGCGATGTCCTACGGCGAGCTCGGCGCGGCGCTTCCGCAGGCGGGCGGCGACTACGTCTATCTGCGCCGCGCGTACGGGCCATTGGCCGGGTTTCTGAGCGGATGGACCTCGTTTACCATCGGCTTCGGCGCAGCCATCGCGGCTTCGGCCGTGAGCTTCGCCTCCTACTTCCTGCGCGTCGCCCCGATCGCCGACGACAACGGGTGGGCGGCCAAAGGGCTCGCCTTGCTTCTGCTGTGGAGCCTGACCGCCGTCCATGCCGCCGGCGTAGGAGCCGGAGGGCGGCTGCAACGGGTGCTGACGACGACGAAGGTCCTCGCCATCCTTGGGCTGGTCCTCGGGGGACTTTCGCTCGGCACAGGCAGTTGGAAGAATTTCACCGTGCGGGCGCCCGACGCCGATCCCGGCATAGGCGCCCTGATGGTCGCGCTGATCTTCGTGATATACAGCTACCTGGGGTGGAACGTCGCGGGGTATATCGCGGGCGAAATCGCCGAACCGGGGCGGACCCTTCCCAAGATCATGATCGGCGGCACCGCCTTTGTGGGCGCGATGTATCTGCTGCTGAATCTCGTGTACCTGTACGCCCTGCCGGTCACCTCGCTCGCGCAACCGCCGGTGCTGCCGGTGGCCGAAAAAGCCGCCGCCGCCCTCTGGGGTCCGGCGAGCGGACGCTTCGTCGCGGCGCTGCTCTGCCTCTCGATCGCCGGTGCGGTGAGCGCCATGGTCTGGGCCGGTCCGCGCGTGTACTGGGCCATGGCGCGGGACGGGGTCTTCGCCTCCTGGTTCGCGGTCCTCGATGGAAGGACCGGGGCGCCCGTGCGGGCCATCCTGCTCCAGAGCGGCTGGGCCTCGTTGCTGATTCTCACGGGCACCTTCGAGCAACTGGTGATCTACAGCGGGCTGGTCCTTGCGGTGTTTATGGCCTTCACCGTCGGAGCGCTGATCGTGCTCCGACGCCGGCAACCGGACCTGCCCCGTCCCTATCGGGTGCCGCTGTATCCCGCGCTGCCCGGTCTGCTGGTCGCGCTCTCACTGATCATCGTCGGCTATAGCCTGATCCAACGACCGATCGAGTCCGCACTGGGCCTCGCGACGGTGCTGGCCGGTATCCCGCTCTATTTCATCTGGCGCACATCGCCGAAGCACGGATAG
- a CDS encoding lytic transglycosylase domain-containing protein, whose product MATPNPRGRLIRTGFQHGLCASLVVCALVFAIPVPTQSDLDGRPRYTKPELRRAINWYAKKYRLDPALLRAVIKAESDFRPDAVSHKGAVGLMQLMPKTAASLRVADPLDPIQNIRAGARQLRRLLNRYHGDLPLALAAYNAGVQRVKGGKVPKIRETRAYVRKVLRYYHASKPGRLHHAGEQKVQGSTAKPR is encoded by the coding sequence GTGGCAACCCCGAATCCCAGAGGTCGGCTCATCAGGACAGGTTTCCAGCACGGGCTGTGCGCGTCGCTGGTCGTGTGCGCGCTGGTGTTCGCGATCCCCGTGCCGACCCAGTCGGACTTGGACGGACGGCCGCGCTACACCAAACCGGAGTTGCGTCGCGCTATCAACTGGTACGCCAAAAAATATCGGCTCGATCCGGCGTTGCTGCGCGCCGTCATCAAGGCGGAATCGGATTTTCGTCCTGACGCGGTGTCCCACAAGGGAGCCGTCGGGCTCATGCAGCTCATGCCCAAGACCGCTGCCTCCCTCCGCGTCGCCGATCCGCTCGATCCCATCCAGAACATCCGCGCCGGCGCCAGACAACTCCGCCGTCTGCTGAATCGCTACCACGGCGACCTACCCTTAGCCCTCGCGGCCTACAACGCCGGCGTGCAGCGTGTGAAAGGGGGCAAGGTGCCGAAAATCCGCGAGACCCGCGCCTATGTCCGCAAAGTGCTGCGCTACTATCATGCCTCCAAACCGGGCCGACTCCACCACGCGGGCGAACAGAAGGTGCAGGGTTCAACAGCCAAGCCCCGATGA
- a CDS encoding secondary thiamine-phosphate synthase enzyme YjbQ, with translation MGHVVRVATSRPKQIVDLTARVNELIRHAKLQEGLCSLFLAHTTAALTTGEVGEGTEDDLLDVVEQMIPKIRFRHAHDPAHAWSHMAASILGPSLTLPIRDGTLALGTWQSVLLVELDGPRHREVHVMWSPS, from the coding sequence ATGGGACACGTCGTTCGAGTTGCGACGTCGCGACCCAAGCAAATCGTCGATCTGACCGCTCGCGTGAACGAGCTGATCCGGCACGCCAAGCTGCAGGAAGGCCTCTGTTCGTTGTTCCTCGCGCACACGACCGCGGCGCTCACGACCGGCGAAGTGGGAGAGGGAACGGAAGACGATTTGCTCGATGTGGTGGAGCAGATGATCCCGAAGATCCGGTTTCGGCATGCGCATGATCCGGCTCATGCCTGGTCCCATATGGCGGCGTCGATTCTGGGACCGTCGCTGACCCTGCCGATCCGGGACGGGACGCTGGCGTTGGGGACGTGGCAATCGGTGCTGTTGGTGGAGCTGGACGGGCCGAGGCACCGCGAGGTCCACGTCATGTGGTCGCCGTCGTGA
- the msrA gene encoding peptide-methionine (S)-S-oxide reductase MsrA yields MKIPSLLRLSIVAALVAGSFSGQAATQLAKATFAGGCFWCMEEVFEAVEGVVSVTSGYTGGQQAHPSYEDVSAGGTGHAEAVEIVYDPSRVSYEKLLQVFWRNIDPTTPDRQFCDKGHQYRSAIFYHDETQHRLAEESKLAVETTKPFKEPIVTEIVPASEFYPAEDYHQDFYKKNPIRYKFYKFNCGRAQRLAQLWGKM; encoded by the coding sequence ATGAAGATCCCGTCACTGCTCCGACTCTCGATCGTTGCGGCCCTTGTCGCCGGATCGTTCAGCGGACAGGCGGCGACCCAATTAGCCAAAGCCACCTTTGCCGGCGGGTGCTTCTGGTGCATGGAGGAAGTATTCGAGGCAGTGGAGGGCGTCGTCTCGGTCACGTCGGGCTATACCGGCGGACAACAAGCCCATCCGAGTTACGAGGATGTGTCGGCGGGCGGGACCGGCCATGCCGAGGCCGTCGAGATCGTTTATGATCCCTCACGGGTGAGCTACGAGAAGCTCCTGCAGGTATTTTGGCGGAACATCGACCCCACCACGCCGGACCGGCAGTTCTGTGACAAAGGCCATCAGTACCGTTCCGCGATTTTTTATCATGACGAGACGCAGCACAGGCTGGCGGAGGAATCGAAGCTGGCGGTGGAAACAACCAAGCCGTTCAAAGAACCCATCGTCACCGAGATCGTCCCGGCCTCGGAGTTCTATCCGGCCGAAGACTATCATCAGGACTTCTACAAGAAGAATCCCATCCGCTACAAATTCTACAAATTCAACTGCGGGCGGGCGCAGCGGCTCGCACAGCTTTGGGGGAAGATGTGA